One genomic region from Saprospiraceae bacterium encodes:
- a CDS encoding TonB-dependent receptor: MKNETRRLYKLTSWARGCLQHAFLAGMILLLFSLTSMAGYSENATTGLNFVNITGKITDEETGEGLIGASVLIKGTAIGTVTDIDGSFSLDVPDPNAILVISYLGYQVIEVPLAGQTSLNVSLKVNTNTLDEIVVTGYGTQKKSDLTGAVAQIKTTQLENENPRTVQDLLRGNATGLDVSFNGSTKGGGNFLVRGKGSLTAQSAPLLVVDGVIYQGELSDINPNDIATVDILKDASSAAVFGSRSANGVILITTKRGKSSKPIITFNSNISTNVIAGAPRLLTPEEFINWRSDVLWSMSGHDSTSMPGIKYRFSDPRTLPSNVSLAQWMAFSSASGDPVDVWLNRLRLFPVEIANYKAGTPIDWEKELYNNNSLQHDHTVSVAGSTDRINYYMSFGYLKNDGLTVGDFFKTFRTRLNIDGKIASYLTVGLNAQFSDRDESSVPVTLNNMIQTTPYGQLYNEDGVTLRRSTNDDPGNNTNPYLDQFYTDRLRKFNNLFGSIFAKGDLPLGFSYQVNFTPRFEFSKNYEHISANKPDVATRKGISFREDRNTYQWQIDNILKWNKSIGLHNFDVTLLANAEKYQTYFSRIDAENYSPNDNLSYNAVNAAALVKVSSTDEYETGDALMGRLNYSYNSRYLLTVTGRRDGFSAFGQENPRAFFPSAALGWVFSEEKFMKKYSSFLDFGKLRLSYGENGNRSIGRYAALSNLASGSYTYITPSGQTVSVGRVTTNNISNPNLKWERNSSINVGLDYGILNSRITGSIDYYDRSTKDLLVLRALPNVTGFANVITNLGQVDNKGFEFSINSVNTVSKKFEWRTNLGFWTNQNKIVKLYGPVPVKGPDGSITDYVEQDDIANNWFIGKEIGVVYDYKVTGVWQQADAAEAKSYGFTPGDFRLEDLNGDGKYTIADRQFIGSRNPDFSFNLRNEFKLYKNFDFSFSLYGRLGQLSQFNEAKNVDRFYDRSQFYKRPYWTPDNPINDYAKMMSAAGSGVAFNVWRKSSFVRLNNISLAYSVPKNLIKRLNIDDLRAYFNIQNAAVFSSWDFFDPENVNPNDNGDNSKSISPRTYSFGINLVL, translated from the coding sequence GAAGGCCTTATAGGTGCCAGTGTTTTGATCAAGGGAACCGCCATAGGCACGGTCACTGACATAGATGGGAGCTTTTCCCTTGATGTCCCCGATCCAAATGCTATTTTGGTCATCTCCTACCTCGGGTATCAGGTAATAGAAGTGCCGTTGGCTGGTCAAACCTCACTGAACGTAAGTCTTAAAGTAAACACTAATACTTTGGATGAAATCGTAGTCACCGGCTACGGGACTCAGAAAAAAAGTGACCTGACTGGCGCTGTAGCTCAAATCAAAACCACTCAACTGGAGAATGAGAATCCTCGGACAGTGCAAGACTTGTTGAGAGGGAATGCCACTGGGCTAGATGTCAGTTTCAACGGAAGCACCAAAGGTGGAGGAAACTTCCTGGTAAGGGGAAAAGGATCTTTGACCGCACAATCTGCACCTTTACTCGTAGTCGATGGAGTGATCTATCAGGGTGAACTCAGTGATATCAATCCCAATGATATTGCAACCGTAGACATACTTAAAGATGCAAGCTCAGCAGCAGTATTTGGTTCGAGGTCAGCCAACGGAGTAATCCTGATCACTACCAAACGCGGAAAATCCAGCAAACCAATCATCACTTTTAATTCAAATATATCGACCAATGTGATAGCAGGTGCTCCACGATTATTAACTCCGGAAGAATTCATCAATTGGCGGTCAGATGTATTGTGGAGTATGAGTGGTCATGATTCCACCTCCATGCCAGGGATCAAGTACAGGTTTAGCGATCCTCGCACCTTACCTTCTAACGTGTCTTTGGCTCAGTGGATGGCCTTTTCTTCTGCTAGTGGTGATCCTGTAGATGTATGGCTCAACCGATTAAGACTATTCCCAGTCGAAATAGCTAATTATAAAGCGGGCACACCTATCGATTGGGAAAAAGAATTATACAACAACAATTCTTTACAGCATGATCATACCGTTAGTGTCGCAGGCAGCACTGACCGCATCAATTATTATATGTCCTTTGGTTATTTAAAAAATGACGGTCTCACGGTGGGTGATTTTTTTAAAACTTTCAGAACCAGGCTCAATATCGATGGCAAAATTGCGAGTTACCTTACAGTAGGTTTGAATGCACAATTCTCTGATCGCGACGAAAGCAGTGTTCCTGTCACTTTGAATAATATGATCCAAACGACACCATACGGGCAATTGTATAATGAAGATGGTGTAACCCTCCGACGAAGTACCAACGATGATCCAGGTAATAATACAAATCCTTATCTCGATCAATTTTACACAGACCGGTTAAGAAAATTCAACAACCTATTTGGTTCTATTTTTGCCAAAGGAGATCTTCCACTCGGGTTTTCCTATCAAGTCAATTTTACCCCCAGGTTTGAATTTTCTAAAAACTACGAGCATATCTCAGCCAATAAGCCGGATGTAGCGACCCGTAAAGGAATTTCATTTAGAGAAGACCGCAATACCTATCAATGGCAAATCGATAATATTTTAAAATGGAACAAATCAATAGGCCTTCATAATTTTGATGTGACCCTGCTGGCAAATGCTGAAAAATACCAAACCTACTTTAGCCGTATCGATGCCGAAAATTATTCGCCCAATGACAATCTATCTTATAATGCCGTCAATGCTGCTGCACTTGTAAAAGTATCTTCAACGGATGAATATGAGACAGGTGATGCCTTGATGGGAAGATTAAACTATTCTTACAATTCGAGATATCTTTTGACTGTCACAGGACGACGAGATGGATTCTCTGCTTTTGGCCAGGAAAACCCCCGAGCGTTTTTCCCTTCAGCAGCTCTTGGCTGGGTTTTTTCTGAAGAAAAATTTATGAAAAAATATTCTTCGTTCTTAGATTTTGGCAAGTTGAGACTGTCATATGGAGAGAATGGAAATCGATCCATCGGTCGTTATGCTGCCCTTTCTAACCTCGCCTCAGGCAGTTATACGTATATCACCCCATCCGGGCAGACAGTCAGTGTGGGTCGGGTGACCACCAATAATATCAGTAATCCAAACCTCAAATGGGAAAGAAACAGTTCTATCAATGTGGGACTAGACTATGGTATCCTAAATAGCAGGATCACCGGATCTATAGACTATTATGACAGAAGCACCAAAGACTTATTAGTCCTTAGGGCATTACCCAATGTCACCGGATTTGCCAATGTCATCACCAATCTTGGTCAGGTAGACAATAAAGGTTTTGAGTTTAGCATCAACTCTGTCAATACGGTATCTAAAAAGTTTGAATGGCGTACCAACCTGGGATTTTGGACGAATCAAAATAAAATCGTCAAACTGTACGGTCCTGTACCAGTAAAAGGTCCCGATGGATCTATCACCGATTATGTAGAGCAGGATGATATAGCCAACAATTGGTTTATTGGCAAGGAGATCGGTGTGGTCTATGATTATAAAGTCACAGGAGTTTGGCAACAGGCAGATGCTGCTGAGGCAAAATCTTATGGATTTACGCCAGGTGATTTTAGATTGGAAGACCTGAACGGCGATGGTAAATACACCATAGCAGATCGCCAATTTATAGGCAGTAGAAATCCTGACTTTTCTTTCAACTTAAGGAATGAATTTAAACTATACAAAAACTTTGATTTCTCATTTTCATTATATGGACGCCTGGGCCAATTATCACAATTTAACGAAGCAAAAAATGTTGATCGTTTTTACGACCGATCTCAGTTTTATAAGCGCCCCTATTGGACCCCGGACAATCCAATTAATGACTATGCCAAGATGATGTCTGCTGCAGGTTCTGGAGTAGCATTTAATGTTTGGAGAAAATCTTCATTTGTTCGGTTAAATAATATCAGTCTGGCCTATTCAGTGCCTAAGAATTTGATAAAAAGATTAAACATTGATGATCTCAGAGCCTACTTTAATATTCAGAATGCCGCCGTATTTTCTTCATGGGACTTTTTTGATCCGGAGAATGTCAACCCAAACGACAATGGCGATAACTCAAAGAGCATCTCACCCCGCACCTATTCATTTGGTATAAACCTAGTTTTATAA